The following are encoded together in the Primulina tabacum isolate GXHZ01 chromosome 18, ASM2559414v2, whole genome shotgun sequence genome:
- the LOC142533663 gene encoding transcription initiation factor TFIID subunit 7-like translates to MEEQFILRVPPAVAERIERLLNDPASSSEDKSMDLSFSEDGRTGKFIIGNDHFSASLLDLPTVVESYKTYDDNVLIKTADIGQMIMVREDSDNIPESLEHRHGLTPPMRDARRRRFRREPDLNPEVVRRVEKDLQNIMAGGTVENIGVEMAEQDEYDENARSASKKSIAAPLAKPVVPEAGLIGLEPDGSDSDDTDDSI, encoded by the exons ATGGAGGAGCAATTCATACTCAGAGTGCCGCCAGCTGTTGCGGAGAGGATAGAGCGACTGTTGAATGACCCCGCTTCTTCTTCCGAAGACAAGTCCATGGATTTATCCTTTTCGG AGGATGGAAGGACTGGCAAATTCATTATAGGAAATGACCACTTCTCTGCTTCTCTCTTGGATCTTCCCACTGTTGTGGAATCATATAAGACTTATGACGACAATGTGTTGATCAAAACTGCAGACATTGGTCAA ATGATAATGGTGAGAGAGGACAGCGACAATATTCCTGAATCATTAGAGCACAGACATGGCCTTACACCACCAATGAGGGATGCTCGGAGGAGAAGATTCCGCAGAGAGCCAGATTTAAAT CCTGAGGTTGTACGTCGTGTAGAGAAAGATTTACAGAACATCATGGCTGGTGGAACAGTTGAGAATATTG GTGTTGAAATGGCTGAGCaagatgaatatgatgaaaatgCCCGTAGTGCAAGTAAGAAATCAATTGCTGCACCTTTAGCAAAGCCCGTTGTGCCTGAAGCTGGGTTGATTGGTTTGGAGCCTGATGGGAGTGATTCTGATGACACTGATGACTCGATCTGA